From one Anoplolepis gracilipes chromosome 8, ASM4749672v1, whole genome shotgun sequence genomic stretch:
- the Mrpl41 gene encoding large ribosomal subunit protein mL41, translated as MASSCMILRRGIATSCICHGKRNFRKFLLYNKRGSRNFKEQQAKKPDPDIPIDRRGVRHTGFRVNDRYVEVPEMIPELIVPSLEGFTLKPYVSYRVEEFTEPQLTAQDLFNAVYSKKIKEDFANNQLDENGEPLNPSEYEKLTPQQAKDNASKTGCDIFDERKKL; from the exons ATGGCGTCTTCGTGCATGATACTACGACGTGGTATCGCGACTTCCTGCATTTGCCATGGAAAgagaaattttcgaaaattcttacTATACAATAAACGTGGCAGTCGTAATTTCAAAGAGCAACAGGCGAAGAAACCAGATCCTGATATACCAATAGATA ggAGAGGTGTAAGACATACTGGATTCAGAGTAAATGATAGATATGTTGAAGTGCCAGAGATGATTCCTGAACTAATCGTTCCTTCATTGGAAGGGTTTACTTTGAAACCATATGTATCATATAGAGTGGAAGAATTTACAGAACCCCAATTGACTGCGCAAGATTTGTTCAATGCagtatattctaaaaaaataaaggaggACTTTGCAAATAATCAATTGGATGAAAATGGAGAGCCCTTGAATCCTAGTGAATATGAAAAGCTTACACCGCAACAAGCTAAGGACAATGCCAGCAAAACAGGTTGTGACATTTTTgatgaaaggaaaaaattgtaa
- the LOC140668745 gene encoding uncharacterized protein, with product MDTGPTQGKKQIRVGFYDIEGTIGKGNFAVVKLARHRITKTEVAIKIIDKTQLDPTNLEKVYREVEIMKQLEHPHIVKLYQVMETKNMIYMVCEYASKGEIFDYIARYGRMGEPRARATFAQILSAVEYCHVTGVAHRDLKAENLLLDAQMNVKIADFGFSNRFAPGERLSTWCGSPPYAAPEVFRGKHYAGPEIDVWSLGVVLYVLVCGALPFDGSTLQSLRDRVLSGRFRIPYFMSTDCESLIRKMLVLEPSKRYTIPQIKRHRWMAGTADSICSVIVTRPSSSIQEPNEQILRLMHSLGIDISRTRESLRNSSYDHHAAIYFLLLERLKQHRVSSTINNTCWSTVARTKEDKFKSRAREDTGRGGKRFSSTSSSTDEGCCSAEGDLEEGPSGDELREAQIKLEEHRLGLDHDISQRIDSQIVNRRLSDYQHHFDNPLMDPIDPPSRTTLFMAGGSGSSSSELFESSFDSGCPPDYTGTNCFTSSLPSCTPPPPKSPSPITGRISRVSQGRRASDGGPRLLFCQQGVGDRPSKQRSIQDSGKARGHLDLVHLRPPSTPPDNQQQFKMRGDSSTQLQFLVQQRMLQQKRNLYHRHRGGGSPTPIPVSTTGSGTSRRADHVPRQDSYKLAQRTQILPPLSQGHVDRDFDRNRKRDEERWKSLPSRLAADCHLAERSLIWSQQVGLSGGASYLPPGSVGGFLWPTTSNPHSTIFENVGDPME from the exons ATGGATACTGGACCTACACAGGGTAAAAAGCAAATCCGCGTAGGATTTTACGATATCGAAGGAACTATCGGCAAAGGCAACTTTGCCGTTGTAAAATTGGCTAGACATCGAATCACGAAAACGGAG gtGGCTATCAAGATAATCGATAAAACTCAATTAGATCCTACTAATCTAGAAAAAGTTTATAGAGAAGTCGAAATTATGAAGCAGTTAGAACACCCGCAtatcgttaaattatatcaagtcATGGAAACAAAGAACATGATTTACATG GTGTGCGAATACGCGAGTAAAGGCGAAATATTCGACTACATAGCACGGTATGGAAGAATGGGAGAGCCCAGAGCACGTGCGACATTCGCCCAGATACTGTCCGCGGTCGAATACTGCCACGTAACGGGTGTGGCGCATCGTGATCTGAAGGCGGAAAACTTACTTCTCGATGCTCAGATGAACGTAAAGATCGCTGATTTTGGCTTCAGTAACAGATTCGCCCCGGGAGAACGATTGAGTACGTGGTGCGGTAGCCCACCTTATGCCGCACCTGAAGTTTTTCGAGGAAAGCACTATGCCGGACCTGAAATCGATGTGTGG AGCCTGGGCGTTGTATTGTATGTATTAGTATGTGGTGCACTGCCCTTTGACGGGTCAACTCTTCAATCATTGAGAGATCGCGTGTTAAGCGGCAGATTTAGAATTCCTTACTTTATGAGTACAG attgcGAAAGCCTAATACGCAAGATGTTAGTGTTGGAACCTTCCAAACGATACACCATTCCACAAATTAAGAGGCACCGTTGGATGGCGGGAACGGCGGATAGCATTTGCTCGGTCATCGTAACACGGCCATCGTCGTCTATTCAGGAACCAAATGAGCAAATTCTTCGATTAATGCATAGCTTAGGAATAGACATTAGTCGTACTAGAGAG TCCTTACGAAACAGCAGCTATGACCATCATGCTGCTATCTATTTCTTACTGCTAGAAAGATTGAAGCAACACCGCGTCAGCAGTACCATTAATAATACTTGTTGGTCTACTGTTGCAAGAacaaaagaagataaatttaaatcgag AGCGAGAGAAGATACCGGCAGAGGAGGTAAAAGATTTAGCTCGACGAGTTCTTCAACCGATGAAGGTTGTTGTAGCGCGGAGGGCGATTTGGAGGAAGGTCCGAGCGGCGACGAGTTGCGCGAAGCACAGATCAAACTTGAAGAACACCGGTTAGGCCTAGATCACGATATCAGTCAACGAATTGACAGCCAGATAGTCAATCGAAGATTAAGTGACTATCAACATCATTTTGATAACCCGCTTATGGATCCTATTGATCCACCCAGTCGAACGACCCTGTTTATGGCGGGCGGTAGCGGTAGCTCGTCATCGGAACTCTTCGAGTCCAGCTTCGATTCTGGCTGCCCGCCAGATTACACGGGAACGAATTGTTTTACGAGCAGCCTACCGTCTTGCACGCCACCGCCCCCCAAAAGTCCATCCCCGATCACTGGTAGAATATCCCGGGTCTCTCAAGGACGAAGAGCATCCGATGGTGGACCTAGATTACTGTTCTGTCAACAGGGCGTCGGCGACAGGCCGTCCAAGCAGCGAAGTATTCAAG ATTCGGGAAAAGCTCGAGGTCATTTGGATCTAGTCCATCTTAGACCACCGTCCACACCACCCGATAATCAGCAGCAATTTAAGATGCGCGGCGATTCGAGCACGCAGCTGCAGTTTTTAGTGCAGCAGCGTATGTTGCAGCAAAAGCGAAATTTGTATCATCGGCATAGAGGCGGCGGTAGTCCGACACCGATTCCAGTATCAACCACTGGTAGTGGTACCAGCAGACGCGCTGATCACGTACCGAGACAAGACAGCTACAAGCTGGCGCAACGAACGCAGATCTTGCCGCCTCTCTCTCAGGGACATGTCGACAGAGACTTTGATAGAAACAGGAAACGGGACGAGGAGAGGTGGAAAAGTCTACCGTCCCGATTAGCAGCGGACTGCCACTTGGCGGAGAGGTCGCTAATATGGAGCCAACAG gtGGGCCTTAGCGGAGGCGCGTCTTACTTACCACCGGGAAGTGTAGGTGGTTTCTTGTGGCCCACTACCAGCAATCCACATTCAACCATCTTCGAAAATGTAGGAGATCCAATGGAATAA